One genomic window of Cyprinus carpio isolate SPL01 chromosome A23, ASM1834038v1, whole genome shotgun sequence includes the following:
- the LOC109059364 gene encoding transcription factor 21-like — MSTGSISDVDEFHESELLDSLLKFGSVKDPGTSNESTEDSSNCEGASVTECTGKRRKSAAMRKSAPNGIAQEGKQVQRNAANARERARMRVLSKAFSRLKTTLPWVPPDTKLSKLDTLRLASSYIAHLRQILANDKYENGYIHPVNLTWPFIVAGKPENELKEMLNSTRLCGTTAS; from the exons ATGTCCACCGGCTCCATCAGTGATGTGGATGAATTTCACGAGTCTGAGCTGCTGGATAGTCTTTTGAAATTCGGTTCCGTTAAAGATCCGGGGACATCAAACGAGAGCACGGAGGACAGCTCCAACTGCGAAGGGGCCTCGGTTACAGAATGTACGGGGAAAAGGCGCAAATCAGCCGCCATGCGTAAATCGGCGCCCAATGGTATAGCCCAAGAGGGCAAGCAGGTCCAGAGGAACGCGGCGAACGCGCGCGAGAGGGCGAGGATGCGCGTGCTGAGCAAAGCGTTCTCCCGGTTGAAGACGACGTTACCGTGGGTTCCGCCAGACACCAAACTCTCCAAGCTGGACACGCTGCGGCTGGCCTCCAGCTACATCGCGCACCTGCGACAGATACTCGCCAATGACAAATACGAGAATGGCTACATACATCCAGTAAACCTG acgtGGCCGTTTATAGTGGCGGGCAAACCAGAAAATGAACTTAAAGAAATGCTGAATTCTACACGTTTATGTGGGACTACAGCTTCCTGA